Proteins found in one Perca fluviatilis chromosome 9, GENO_Pfluv_1.0, whole genome shotgun sequence genomic segment:
- the akr1a1b gene encoding aldo-keto reductase family 1 member A1-B isoform X1, giving the protein MFRRLCFDNGKRVLLRGMNDFAVLNTGRKMPLLGLGTWKSEPGKVKQAVIWALEAGFRHIDCAAIYGNEVEIGEALHETFGPGKTLRREDVFITSKLWNTQHHQEAVEPALLKTLKDLKLEYLDLYLIHWPYAFQQGDVPFPKKEDGTLLYDDIDYKLTWAAMEKLVEKGLVRSIGLSNFNSRQIDDILSIASIKPTVLQVECHPYLAQVELLAHCRDRGLVMTAYSPLGSPDRAWKHPDEPVLLQEPVIATLAEKYKKSPAQIILRWQTQRGVVTIPKSVTESRIKENIQVFDFILEAEEIKSITALHKGWRYIVPMIQVEGQRVPRDAGHPHYPFNNPY; this is encoded by the exons ATGTTTCGTCGTTTATGTTTTGACAATGGCAAGCGG GTGCTTCTGAGAGGCATGAATGACTTTGCAGTTCTCAACACGGGGCGGAAGATGCCACTCCTTGGACTAGGGACATGGAAGAGTGAGCCAGGAAAG GTGAAACAAGCAGTTATTTGGGCATTGGAGGCTGGCTTTCGCCATATTGACTGTGCAGCCATCTATGGCAATGAGGTTGAAATTGGAGAAGCCCTGCATGAGACATTTGGCCCTGGCAAG ACCCTGAGAAGAGAGGATGTGTTCATCACATCCAAGCTGTGGAATACCCAACATCACCAAGAGGCTGTGGAGCCAGCTCTCCTGAAGACCCTGAAAGACCTGAAGTTGGAGTACCTGGACCTCTACCTCATCCACTGGCCCTACGCCTTCCA ACAAGGAGATGTTCCTTTCCCCAAAAAGGAGGATGGTACCTTGCTGTATGATGACATAGACTACAAGCTGACATGGGCTGCCATGGAGAAGCTGGTGGAGAAGGGCCTCGTCAGGTCCATCGGCTTGTCCAACTTCAACAGTAGGCAGATAGATGACATCCTGTCAATTGCCAGCATTAAACCCACTGTCCTACAG GTAGAGTGTCACCCTTACCTGGCTCAGGTAGAGCTGCTGGCCCACTGTCGGGACCGGGGCCTGGTGATGACAGCCTATAGCCCCCTGGGCTCTCCTGACCGGGCCTGGAAACATCCAGATGAACCAGTTCTGCTTCAGGAGCCTGTGATTGCTACACTAGCAGAGAAATATAAAAAGTCCCCTGCTCAGATTATCCTGAG gTGGCAGACACAAAGAGGAGTGGTAACAATCCCCAAGAGTGTGACAGAGTCACGTATCAAAGAGAACATTCAG GTGTTTGACTTTATCCTTGAAGCAGAGGAAATTAAAAGTATTACAGCACTGCACAAAGGCTGGCGGTACATTGTACCAATGATCCAA GTGGAAGGACAACGTGTTCCCAGAGATGCAGGGCATCCTCACTACCCTTTTAACAATCCCTACTGA
- the akr1a1b gene encoding aldo-keto reductase family 1 member A1-B isoform X3: MNDFAVLNTGRKMPLLGLGTWKSEPGKVKQAVIWALEAGFRHIDCAAIYGNEVEIGEALHETFGPGKTLRREDVFITSKLWNTQHHQEAVEPALLKTLKDLKLEYLDLYLIHWPYAFQQGDVPFPKKEDGTLLYDDIDYKLTWAAMEKLVEKGLVRSIGLSNFNSRQIDDILSIASIKPTVLQVECHPYLAQVELLAHCRDRGLVMTAYSPLGSPDRAWKHPDEPVLLQEPVIATLAEKYKKSPAQIILRWQTQRGVVTIPKSVTESRIKENIQVFDFILEAEEIKSITALHKGWRYIVPMIQVEGQRVPRDAGHPHYPFNNPY, translated from the exons ATGAATGACTTTGCAGTTCTCAACACGGGGCGGAAGATGCCACTCCTTGGACTAGGGACATGGAAGAGTGAGCCAGGAAAG GTGAAACAAGCAGTTATTTGGGCATTGGAGGCTGGCTTTCGCCATATTGACTGTGCAGCCATCTATGGCAATGAGGTTGAAATTGGAGAAGCCCTGCATGAGACATTTGGCCCTGGCAAG ACCCTGAGAAGAGAGGATGTGTTCATCACATCCAAGCTGTGGAATACCCAACATCACCAAGAGGCTGTGGAGCCAGCTCTCCTGAAGACCCTGAAAGACCTGAAGTTGGAGTACCTGGACCTCTACCTCATCCACTGGCCCTACGCCTTCCA ACAAGGAGATGTTCCTTTCCCCAAAAAGGAGGATGGTACCTTGCTGTATGATGACATAGACTACAAGCTGACATGGGCTGCCATGGAGAAGCTGGTGGAGAAGGGCCTCGTCAGGTCCATCGGCTTGTCCAACTTCAACAGTAGGCAGATAGATGACATCCTGTCAATTGCCAGCATTAAACCCACTGTCCTACAG GTAGAGTGTCACCCTTACCTGGCTCAGGTAGAGCTGCTGGCCCACTGTCGGGACCGGGGCCTGGTGATGACAGCCTATAGCCCCCTGGGCTCTCCTGACCGGGCCTGGAAACATCCAGATGAACCAGTTCTGCTTCAGGAGCCTGTGATTGCTACACTAGCAGAGAAATATAAAAAGTCCCCTGCTCAGATTATCCTGAG gTGGCAGACACAAAGAGGAGTGGTAACAATCCCCAAGAGTGTGACAGAGTCACGTATCAAAGAGAACATTCAG GTGTTTGACTTTATCCTTGAAGCAGAGGAAATTAAAAGTATTACAGCACTGCACAAAGGCTGGCGGTACATTGTACCAATGATCCAA GTGGAAGGACAACGTGTTCCCAGAGATGCAGGGCATCCTCACTACCCTTTTAACAATCCCTACTGA
- the akr1a1b gene encoding aldo-keto reductase family 1 member A1-B isoform X2: protein MSTNEVLLRGMNDFAVLNTGRKMPLLGLGTWKSEPGKVKQAVIWALEAGFRHIDCAAIYGNEVEIGEALHETFGPGKTLRREDVFITSKLWNTQHHQEAVEPALLKTLKDLKLEYLDLYLIHWPYAFQQGDVPFPKKEDGTLLYDDIDYKLTWAAMEKLVEKGLVRSIGLSNFNSRQIDDILSIASIKPTVLQVECHPYLAQVELLAHCRDRGLVMTAYSPLGSPDRAWKHPDEPVLLQEPVIATLAEKYKKSPAQIILRWQTQRGVVTIPKSVTESRIKENIQVFDFILEAEEIKSITALHKGWRYIVPMIQVEGQRVPRDAGHPHYPFNNPY, encoded by the exons ATGTCAACAAATGAG GTGCTTCTGAGAGGCATGAATGACTTTGCAGTTCTCAACACGGGGCGGAAGATGCCACTCCTTGGACTAGGGACATGGAAGAGTGAGCCAGGAAAG GTGAAACAAGCAGTTATTTGGGCATTGGAGGCTGGCTTTCGCCATATTGACTGTGCAGCCATCTATGGCAATGAGGTTGAAATTGGAGAAGCCCTGCATGAGACATTTGGCCCTGGCAAG ACCCTGAGAAGAGAGGATGTGTTCATCACATCCAAGCTGTGGAATACCCAACATCACCAAGAGGCTGTGGAGCCAGCTCTCCTGAAGACCCTGAAAGACCTGAAGTTGGAGTACCTGGACCTCTACCTCATCCACTGGCCCTACGCCTTCCA ACAAGGAGATGTTCCTTTCCCCAAAAAGGAGGATGGTACCTTGCTGTATGATGACATAGACTACAAGCTGACATGGGCTGCCATGGAGAAGCTGGTGGAGAAGGGCCTCGTCAGGTCCATCGGCTTGTCCAACTTCAACAGTAGGCAGATAGATGACATCCTGTCAATTGCCAGCATTAAACCCACTGTCCTACAG GTAGAGTGTCACCCTTACCTGGCTCAGGTAGAGCTGCTGGCCCACTGTCGGGACCGGGGCCTGGTGATGACAGCCTATAGCCCCCTGGGCTCTCCTGACCGGGCCTGGAAACATCCAGATGAACCAGTTCTGCTTCAGGAGCCTGTGATTGCTACACTAGCAGAGAAATATAAAAAGTCCCCTGCTCAGATTATCCTGAG gTGGCAGACACAAAGAGGAGTGGTAACAATCCCCAAGAGTGTGACAGAGTCACGTATCAAAGAGAACATTCAG GTGTTTGACTTTATCCTTGAAGCAGAGGAAATTAAAAGTATTACAGCACTGCACAAAGGCTGGCGGTACATTGTACCAATGATCCAA GTGGAAGGACAACGTGTTCCCAGAGATGCAGGGCATCCTCACTACCCTTTTAACAATCCCTACTGA